From Frateuria aurantia DSM 6220, one genomic window encodes:
- the mutS gene encoding DNA mismatch repair protein MutS: MDISPASTADKAHTPMMRQYLANKAAHPDVLLFFRMGDFYELFYDDARKAARLLDITLTTRGQSAGEPIPMAGVPYHAVENYLARLVKLGESVAICEQMGDPALSKGPVERKVVRIVTPGTVTDAALLEERRDNLLLSIAAGQGGAFGLAWVDLASGRFVLGEVPSAEALAAELARLQPAETLIGDDQSWPAVVTRLPGLRRRPPWHYESDAARRELNRFFGTRDLDGFGVDGMTLAISAAGALLGYVEETQKSALPHLTGMSVESQADTVALDAATRRNLELDTHPTGRTEYTLLGVLDETVTPMGARLLRRWLNRPLRSRAVLKARQQAIAALLNGREYEGLREQLRAIGDLERILARVALRSARPRDLATLRDGLAAAPALRQQLQALDAPLLHQLVERIGDHAETAAELARAILPQPPQLLRDGGVIAEGYDSELDELRRLSTHADQYLVELEEREKAASGLSTLKVGYNRVHGYYIEISKSQSEKAPTHYTRRQTTKNAERYITEELKGFEDKVLSAKERSLMRERALYEALLETLVAGLEPLKSAASAIAELDVLADLAERADQLNWAAPELVEEAGIRIERGRHPVVEKVRDEPFEPNDLMLDRETRMLVITGPNMGGKSTYMRQNALITLLAHIGSYVPADKAVIGPVDRIFTRIGAGDDLSRGQSTFMVEMSETANILHNATAHSLVLMDEVGRGTSTYDGLALAKAAAVHLGRHSCAYTLFATHYFELTELAAHYPAIENVHLDAVEYGDQLIFMHAVKPGPANRSFGLQVAALAGLPRSVIADARRTLTELERGHSKPAKDSPQLGLFAQTPAPAPLPPEPSPAEVALADIDPDQLTPRQALEALYRLKDMLPAS; this comes from the coding sequence ATGGACATCTCCCCCGCCAGCACCGCTGACAAAGCCCACACCCCGATGATGCGCCAGTATCTGGCCAACAAGGCGGCGCACCCCGATGTGCTGCTGTTTTTCCGTATGGGCGATTTCTACGAGCTGTTCTATGACGACGCCCGCAAGGCGGCACGGCTGCTCGACATCACCTTGACCACGCGCGGCCAGTCCGCCGGCGAGCCGATTCCGATGGCCGGCGTGCCGTATCACGCGGTGGAAAACTATCTGGCCCGGCTGGTCAAGCTGGGCGAATCGGTGGCGATCTGCGAGCAGATGGGTGATCCAGCCCTGTCCAAGGGGCCGGTCGAACGCAAGGTGGTCCGCATCGTCACCCCGGGTACGGTCACCGATGCCGCCCTGCTGGAAGAGCGGCGTGACAATCTGCTGTTGTCCATTGCCGCCGGGCAGGGCGGTGCCTTCGGCCTGGCCTGGGTGGATCTGGCCAGCGGGCGCTTCGTGCTTGGCGAGGTACCCAGTGCCGAAGCCCTGGCCGCCGAGCTGGCCCGCCTGCAGCCGGCCGAAACCCTGATCGGTGACGACCAGTCCTGGCCAGCCGTGGTGACCCGTTTGCCGGGTCTGCGCCGGCGGCCCCCCTGGCATTACGAATCCGATGCGGCTCGGCGCGAGCTGAACCGCTTTTTCGGCACCCGCGACCTGGACGGTTTCGGTGTCGATGGCATGACCTTGGCCATTTCAGCGGCTGGCGCCCTGCTGGGTTATGTCGAGGAAACCCAGAAGAGCGCGCTGCCCCATCTGACTGGCATGTCGGTGGAAAGCCAGGCCGATACCGTGGCGCTGGATGCCGCCACACGTCGAAATCTGGAACTGGACACCCACCCGACCGGCCGCACCGAATACACCTTGCTGGGTGTCCTGGACGAGACGGTGACACCAATGGGCGCGCGTCTGCTGCGGCGTTGGCTGAACCGTCCGCTGCGCAGCCGCGCCGTGCTGAAGGCACGTCAGCAAGCCATCGCCGCCCTGCTGAACGGGCGCGAATACGAAGGACTACGCGAGCAGTTGCGCGCCATCGGCGATCTGGAGCGGATCCTGGCTCGTGTCGCGCTGCGTTCGGCCCGGCCCCGCGATCTGGCGACCCTGCGCGACGGCCTGGCCGCCGCCCCTGCACTGCGCCAGCAGTTGCAGGCACTGGATGCCCCCTTGCTGCACCAGCTGGTGGAACGCATCGGCGACCATGCAGAAACGGCTGCCGAACTGGCCCGCGCGATCCTGCCGCAGCCACCGCAACTGCTGCGCGACGGTGGCGTCATCGCCGAAGGCTATGACAGCGAACTGGACGAACTGCGTAGACTGTCCACCCATGCCGACCAGTATCTGGTCGAACTGGAAGAGCGCGAAAAGGCCGCCAGCGGACTCAGCACCCTGAAGGTCGGCTACAACCGGGTGCATGGCTATTACATCGAGATCAGCAAGAGCCAGTCGGAGAAAGCACCGACCCACTACACCCGCCGGCAGACCACCAAGAATGCCGAGCGCTATATCACCGAGGAGCTGAAAGGCTTCGAAGACAAGGTGCTGTCGGCCAAGGAACGTTCGCTGATGCGCGAACGTGCCTTGTACGAAGCCCTGCTGGAAACTCTGGTGGCCGGACTGGAGCCGCTGAAGTCGGCGGCTTCGGCCATCGCCGAGCTGGACGTGCTGGCCGATCTGGCCGAGCGCGCTGACCAGCTGAACTGGGCAGCCCCCGAGCTCGTCGAGGAGGCCGGCATCCGCATCGAGCGCGGGCGCCATCCGGTCGTGGAAAAAGTCCGTGACGAGCCCTTCGAGCCGAACGACCTGATGCTGGATCGCGAAACGCGCATGCTGGTGATCACCGGTCCCAATATGGGCGGCAAATCGACGTATATGCGCCAGAATGCCTTGATCACGCTGCTGGCTCATATCGGCAGCTACGTACCGGCCGACAAGGCGGTGATCGGGCCGGTGGATCGCATTTTCACCCGTATCGGCGCAGGTGATGACTTGTCCCGTGGCCAGTCGACCTTCATGGTCGAGATGAGCGAGACGGCCAATATCCTGCACAATGCCACGGCCCACAGTCTGGTGCTGATGGACGAAGTCGGTCGTGGCACCAGTACGTATGACGGTCTGGCCCTGGCCAAGGCGGCGGCCGTCCATCTGGGACGGCACTCCTGCGCCTACACCTTGTTCGCCACCCATTATTTCGAACTGACCGAACTGGCGGCCCATTATCCGGCGATCGAGAACGTGCATCTGGACGCGGTGGAATATGGCGACCAGCTGATCTTCATGCATGCGGTCAAGCCCGGCCCGGCCAATCGCAGCTTCGGCCTGCAGGTAGCCGCCCTGGCCGGCCTGCCGCGATCGGTGATCGCCGATGCGCGCCGCACCCTGACCGAACTGGAACGCGGCCACAGCAAGCCGGCCAAGGACAGCCCGCAGCTGGGCCTGTTCGCCCAGACCCCGGCACCGGCCCCCTTGCCGCCGGAACCCTCGCCGGCCGAAGTCGCACTGGCCGATATCGACCCCGACCAGCTGACGCCGCGCCAGGCCCTGGAAGCCTTGTATCGGCTGAAGGATATGCTGCCCGCCAGCTGA
- a CDS encoding putative T6SS immunity periplasmic lipoprotein has protein sequence MAAIKFFIIAVAILLCMGCPGPGDRMISRESTPMIIKDGQPCVLSPLKPGEQITAVQIYSDQQTILHRIFDARPIHVDQGLCLPLFDAVFVPGQHYLIAYDVTSDLTPPRLIISYYP, from the coding sequence ATGGCCGCCATCAAGTTCTTCATCATTGCCGTGGCTATACTGCTCTGCATGGGCTGTCCTGGGCCGGGTGACCGCATGATTTCACGCGAGTCGACACCCATGATCATCAAGGATGGGCAGCCTTGCGTGCTATCTCCACTGAAACCCGGCGAGCAGATTACGGCTGTCCAAATATATAGTGATCAACAGACAATCTTGCATCGAATTTTTGATGCGCGCCCCATCCATGTGGACCAAGGTCTGTGCCTGCCTCTGTTTGATGCCGTCTTCGTACCTGGTCAACACTATTTGATCGCCTACGATGTTACATCGGACCTGACTCCACCCCGCCTGATCATCTCGTACTATCCATAA
- a CDS encoding uracil-DNA glycosylase family protein, with protein sequence MTEPPSTDQHRVPSGTALDLLADKARRCRLCVEHPDHGRPLDHAPRPVFQVSATARICIAGQAPGIRAHHSGIPFSDPSGQRLRQWMGIDEMAFYDASRMAILPMGFCFPGFDDHGSDKPPRPECARTWHASMLAAMPEVKLLLLVGGYAQRWHLRRLQAPKALTRPGVNDTVRHWRDIHDDADIRPTCIPLPHPSWRNSGWLKRNPWFEAELLPVLRITITDLLR encoded by the coding sequence ATGACCGAGCCGCCCTCCACCGATCAGCATCGAGTGCCTTCCGGAACGGCTTTGGACCTGCTGGCCGACAAGGCCCGTCGCTGCCGTCTCTGCGTCGAGCATCCGGATCATGGCCGGCCGCTGGATCATGCGCCGCGGCCGGTGTTCCAGGTTTCGGCCACGGCGCGGATCTGCATTGCCGGACAAGCTCCCGGCATCCGGGCTCATCACAGCGGTATCCCGTTTTCCGATCCATCCGGCCAGCGACTGCGTCAATGGATGGGCATCGATGAAATGGCCTTCTATGATGCCAGTCGCATGGCCATTCTGCCGATGGGATTCTGTTTCCCGGGGTTTGACGACCATGGCAGTGACAAGCCGCCACGCCCGGAATGCGCGCGCACCTGGCATGCGTCGATGCTGGCGGCGATGCCCGAAGTGAAATTGCTGCTGCTGGTCGGCGGATATGCCCAGCGCTGGCATCTGCGACGGCTGCAGGCTCCGAAGGCACTGACTCGTCCAGGTGTCAATGACACGGTCAGGCATTGGCGGGATATCCATGATGATGCCGATATCCGGCCGACCTGCATCCCCTTGCCGCATCCGTCCTGGCGCAACAGCGGCTGGCTGAAACGCAATCCGTGGTTCGAGGCCGAGCTGTTGCCGGTTCTGCGTATCACGATCACGGACCTGTTGCGCTGA
- a CDS encoding tryptophan--tRNA ligase — translation MAKRVLTGITTSGIPHLGNYVGAIRPAIAASREAGVDAFYFMADYHALIKAGDPRRVAESRQALTATWLAAGLDHEKVTFYRQSDVPEIPELSWILTCVTAKGLLNRAHAYKASVDQNTAIGEDPDAGITAGLYMYPVLMAADILAFDAQLVPVGRDQIQHIEMARDIAQRFNHRYNGDFFVQPEALIEETSAILPGLDGRKMSKSYDNTIPLFEGGSRKLKDSISRIVTDSRGPGEAKDPDSSSLTTIYRSFASDAQYAAFRHELEQGLGWGEAKTQLFARIEAEIGPMRDAYQDLLANPARMEEILQEGARKARALAVPKLAQLREAIGLGKVDAAAAKPVAKPKGDKSARLASFRDDMGQFRFRLFAADGRELMLSIPFADPKQAGQAQAALRDPSAAVELVNGGDHVQLKLAGEELARSALVKDVEALSGIEFGIRQALQQLQAG, via the coding sequence ATGGCAAAGCGCGTACTGACAGGCATCACCACCTCCGGCATCCCCCACCTCGGCAATTATGTCGGGGCGATCCGGCCGGCCATCGCGGCCAGCCGCGAGGCCGGTGTGGACGCCTTCTATTTCATGGCCGACTACCATGCCCTAATCAAGGCCGGTGATCCGCGGCGCGTAGCCGAATCGCGGCAGGCATTGACCGCGACCTGGCTGGCGGCGGGCCTGGACCATGAAAAGGTGACCTTCTACCGTCAGTCCGACGTGCCGGAAATTCCCGAACTGAGCTGGATACTGACCTGTGTCACGGCCAAGGGCCTGTTGAACCGTGCCCATGCCTACAAGGCCTCGGTCGATCAGAACACGGCCATCGGCGAAGATCCTGATGCAGGCATCACCGCCGGCCTGTACATGTACCCGGTGCTGATGGCGGCCGATATCCTGGCCTTCGATGCCCAGCTGGTACCGGTGGGGCGTGACCAGATCCAGCATATCGAAATGGCCCGCGATATTGCCCAGCGCTTCAATCATCGCTACAACGGTGATTTCTTCGTCCAGCCCGAAGCCCTGATCGAAGAGACGTCGGCGATTCTTCCCGGGCTGGACGGGCGCAAGATGTCCAAGAGCTATGACAACACCATTCCGCTGTTCGAGGGTGGCAGCCGCAAGCTGAAGGATTCGATCTCGCGCATCGTCACCGACTCGCGCGGGCCGGGCGAAGCCAAGGATCCGGACAGCAGTTCGCTGACCACGATCTACCGCAGCTTTGCCAGTGACGCGCAATATGCCGCTTTCCGGCATGAGCTGGAACAGGGCCTGGGTTGGGGCGAGGCCAAGACCCAGCTGTTTGCCCGTATCGAGGCCGAAATCGGCCCGATGCGCGATGCCTATCAGGACCTGCTGGCCAACCCGGCACGGATGGAAGAGATTCTGCAGGAAGGTGCCCGCAAGGCCCGCGCGCTGGCCGTGCCCAAGCTGGCGCAGTTGCGCGAGGCCATCGGCCTGGGCAAAGTCGATGCCGCTGCCGCCAAGCCGGTGGCCAAGCCCAAGGGAGACAAGTCAGCGCGGCTGGCCAGTTTCCGCGACGACATGGGCCAGTTCCGGTTCCGCCTGTTTGCGGCCGATGGTCGCGAACTGATGCTGTCCATCCCGTTTGCCGATCCCAAACAGGCTGGCCAGGCCCAGGCCGCCTTGCGTGATCCCTCGGCGGCCGTCGAGCTGGTGAATGGTGGTGACCATGTGCAGTTGAAACTGGCGGGCGAGGAACTGGCCCGCAGCGCGCTGGTCAAGGATGTCGAGGCGCTGTCTGGAATCGAGTTCGGCATTCGCCAGGCTCTGCAGCAGCTGCAGGCGGGCTGA